CATGGACAGCCTTCTTCATCAGAGCTTGTTTAATTTTATTGAAGATGGTCCTGCGGAAGACGCAATGCTCCATCAGTTGGATCTGCTGAAGTTAGGACGCAAATGCAATTTTGAAATAGAACTGGTGCATGACCAGAAATTCAAGGTTTCCTGTCTGTTTCATGCCAATCCGCTGATTTCGGAAAAAGGTGATTTTATTGGTTTTTTCGCGATGATCACGGATATTTCAAAACAAAAACACATTGAGAAATCACTCCGATCAAACAAGGCCGATCTTGAACAGGAAGTGGGGAAAAAGCTTCAGGAACTGCAAACCATGAATCAGCAATTGCAGGAGGAAATCGCCGAGCGCAAAAAAACAGAAACAGCCCTGCGGGAAAGCGAGGAACATTACCGTTTGGTCACGGAAGCCGCCACTGACGCGTTTGTCACCTTTGATGAATCCGGAAAAATATTGTTCGTGAACCATGTGACTGAAAATTTGTTTGGTTATTCCACTGAAGAGTTGCTTGGCATGCCGGTGATGCGTCTGCTCATGGATCTGTCAGAGATTCATCATCTGCTGGAGGGTTTGTATGTGCGCAATGAGATTATTCCGTATAACTCCAAAGAAATCACCGGGGTTCATAAATCCCGGGTGGAGATTCCCCTCGAAGTGTCGCTTGGAGTGTCTTACAAAAGCAATCATCCCCTGTTTACAGGTATCTTCAGAAACATCAAAAACAGAAAAGAGGTAGAAAAAGAATTGATCGAACTGGCAACCGCGGTGGAACAAGCCGCGGAAACCATTGTGATCACAGATGTCGATGGAAACATTAAATACGCGAATCCGGCCTTTGAACAATCCAGCGGGTATTTTCGGCATGATGTGCTGGGGAAAAATCCCAGAATATTGAAAAGCGGTCGGCACGATCAGGCGTTTTATCAGAAAATGTGGAGCAAAATATTGACGGGAGATGTCTGGCGGGGGCGCATCACCAATCGCAAAAAATCAGGCATGCTGTATGAAGAGGAAATGACCATTTCGCCCATCAGAAATGACTTGGGCCTTATCACCAATTTTGTGGGTGTCAAACGAGACATCACCCATGAAATCGAACTGGAACAACAAGTGCGTCAATCACAGAAAATGCAGGCGATTGGAACACTGGCCGGTGGAATTGCCCATGATTTCAATAATATTCTGTATGCCATGATGGGTTATACAGAAATGACAAGGGATGATCTCCCCCCTGATTCTAAACTTGCCGGATATCTTGACCAGGTGATGCTGGCAGGAAAGAGAGCCAAAGATCTGGTTCAGCAAATCCTGACCTTCAGTCGGCAGAGTCAGGAGGAAATCCATGAAGTGATGGTGATGCCCATTTTGAAAGAAACCCTGAAGTTTTTACGGGCCACTTTGCCCACAACCATCCGTATTGATCAGCAACTGGATTTGCAAAATGGACAGGTCATGGCAGACCCGAC
This sequence is a window from SAR324 cluster bacterium. Protein-coding genes within it:
- a CDS encoding PAS domain S-box protein; the protein is MKNKLLLCVLVFNVTLLEIFVFEYAQFLASSFLSDLNIRVLLGSLIGILNTSLLFYLYRHYERLHDALRQSNNDLRQEHQTRQRTEKTLNHILSVTTEGYIHLDLSSHIIEVNPSVSTILGVPMDSLLHQSLFNFIEDGPAEDAMLHQLDLLKLGRKCNFEIELVHDQKFKVSCLFHANPLISEKGDFIGFFAMITDISKQKHIEKSLRSNKADLEQEVGKKLQELQTMNQQLQEEIAERKKTETALRESEEHYRLVTEAATDAFVTFDESGKILFVNHVTENLFGYSTEELLGMPVMRLLMDLSEIHHLLEGLYVRNEIIPYNSKEITGVHKSRVEIPLEVSLGVSYKSNHPLFTGIFRNIKNRKEVEKELIELATAVEQAAETIVITDVDGNIKYANPAFEQSSGYFRHDVLGKNPRILKSGRHDQAFYQKMWSKILTGDVWRGRITNRKKSGMLYEEEMTISPIRNDLGLITNFVGVKRDITHEIELEQQVRQSQKMQAIGTLAGGIAHDFNNILYAMMGYTEMTRDDLPPDSKLAGYLDQVMLAGKRAKDLVQQILTFSRQSQEEIHEVMVMPILKETLKFLRATLPTTIRIDQQLDLQNGQVMADPTHLHQIIMNLCTNSAYAMREKDGVLSIKLEQTEIDSTNKNLIPLSVGKYLKLTVQDTGTGMSREVKDRIFEPFFTTKPVGEGTGMGLSVVHGLVQKYKGYISVDSQEGRGTSISVFLPLIEKGSEQPVIPTDRLNHKGHGRILLVDDESSLLELILKILKRMGYEVTATAQSLKALEIFSDSPEAFDLIVTDHTMPHLTGVQLAQKIHQIRADIPVILTTGYHSSEHLVIDQQDIHAILQKPVDRNLLGQTIQRCLNSQNKQTLQNK